ACGGATATTCAAGGTGCCCGTCTCGGTTTTTGTGACCTGCGTGATCATTCCCCTTGTACCGGGAAGCAGCTTGTATTATGGCATGAGGGCCTACGTGGGAGGAGATATCTCGGAAGCCGCGTTGCAGATCGCCAAGGCGCTGATGATTGCCGGAACTATCGCGATGGCGATCGCTGTGGTATCCTCCGTCACAAACCTCATCTACCGGATGCGAAACCGATTTTAGGAGTAATACTTATGTATAAATCAGCACTTCAGGCATCTCTTGAAGGACGCATAATCAAGCTTTTGAGCGGAAAACCTCTCAAGGCGGCGGAATTGCTTTTTGCCGATCCGCAATTGCAAGCCCTGCAAGAATATGCAAACATCGTCTCGATAAAAAGACTCGGCTATAACGACCACGGTCCTGTCCACATGCGCAAAGCGACCCTGAACACGATCAAGATGTTCACCCTCTTGCATGATGCCGGCATCGAAATGAACCTCGAAAAGGAAGGAGTCGGCACCGCGGAGGATTCCCTCACGGGAGTGCTTTTCGCCTCTCTGCTCCACGATCTGGGGATGTCCATCGCCCGCGATTCGCATGAATTTATCAGCATCCAACTCGCCGCGCCATACATGGATAAAATCCTCGATTCCATCCACGCCGAGGATGAATATATGATCAAAACCGCCATTCGCTCAATAGCTATCGAAGGCATCTTCGGGCACATGGCAATCCGTAAAATCCACTCCCTCGAAGCCGGACTGGTGCTCATCGGAGACGGCAGT
This Candidatus Cloacimonadaceae bacterium DNA region includes the following protein-coding sequences:
- a CDS encoding threonine/serine exporter family protein, with the protein product MSPFDYNTLMQFCWAFLSILGFSIRVNLKGAKLIFIALGAGLTWVFYLVILFYSNSLLFSVFCSTILVCSYSEIVARIFKVPVSVFVTCVIIPLVPGSSLYYGMRAYVGGDISEAALQIAKALMIAGTIAMAIAVVSSVTNLIYRMRNRF
- a CDS encoding phosphohydrolase encodes the protein MYKSALQASLEGRIIKLLSGKPLKAAELLFADPQLQALQEYANIVSIKRLGYNDHGPVHMRKATLNTIKMFTLLHDAGIEMNLEKEGVGTAEDSLTGVLFASLLHDLGMSIARDSHEFISIQLAAPYMDKILDSIHAEDEYMIKTAIRSIAIEGIFGHMAIRKIHSLEAGLVLIGDGSDMEKGRARIPSILSNEPRVGDIHRTSASAIQKVKIDKGEHKPIRITVEMSASVGFFQIEEVFFPKINISPVKPYIELYAGVPDREMLRYL